The Sorangiineae bacterium MSr11367 genome window below encodes:
- a CDS encoding DUF417 family protein: MHTHPRALQQTATRPALPSWSLTHHASLRLLRWSLGLVFVWFGALKITGATPVAALVGRTVPFLDRTWFVPALGIFEVMLAIALVAGWQLRWVVTAMVAHLCGTFLVFVTQPNVAFQHGNPLLLTTEGEFVFKNIVLITAGLVVATQLPRRA, translated from the coding sequence ATGCATACGCATCCGCGCGCCCTGCAGCAAACCGCAACACGCCCCGCGCTTCCTTCGTGGTCGCTGACCCATCATGCCAGTTTGCGGCTGCTTCGGTGGTCGCTCGGGCTGGTGTTCGTCTGGTTCGGCGCCTTGAAAATCACGGGGGCGACGCCGGTCGCCGCCCTCGTGGGCCGCACGGTGCCCTTTCTCGATCGCACCTGGTTCGTGCCCGCGTTGGGCATCTTTGAGGTGATGCTGGCCATTGCGCTGGTCGCAGGCTGGCAGCTTCGTTGGGTCGTCACGGCGATGGTGGCGCATCTCTGCGGGACGTTCCTCGTCTTCGTGACCCAACCCAACGTGGCATTTCAACATGGCAATCCCCTTCTGCTCACCACGGAAGGGGAGTTCGTCTTCAAGAACATCGTGCTGATCACCGCCGGCCTCGTCGTTGCGACCCAGCTGCCGCGCCGCGCCTAG
- a CDS encoding CusA/CzcA family heavy metal efflux RND transporter, which yields MIDKLIEISVRNRVLIILLSFVFVLLGAFASTRVPIDAVPDVTNVQVQVLTQAPALGPLDVETYVTFPVEMTMAGTPGLTQVRSNSRAGISVVTLVFDDDTNLLEARQLVAERIPKARDAIPAGYGEPEIGPMSSGLGEVLHFEVGGEGRSLMELRTILDWQIAPRLRLVPGVVEVNTFGGEAKTLEAELDPQRLAAARVGVTQVVEAIERNHLAVGGAYMVDGRENITLRGEGRVTTAEELGNVVIETRGDRTPLYLRDLGQVHYAPRVRYGAVTRDGRGEIVVGVALMRRGANSGEVVEDTKRELEEVQKSLPEGVKVDIYYDRTELVHKTIHTVSKNLLEASALVIVVLFITLANWRAGTVVALSIPLALVGVFIGMWLGGVSGNLLSLGAIDFGLVVDGAVIIIENAQRHLAEKREELGRTLTDAERQETVVAAAREVRGATAFGEAIIALVYVPILALSSVEGRMFRPMALTVLFALAAAFVLSLTLVPALASLMLSRDATDHPSPLIRVASRVYDPILNKVLLWPKVTAAIAVAAFAGSLFVGSQLGREFLPKLDEGTMVIPSIRLPSVSLEASVAQTTQVEKLLKESFPEVTSVICRTGRAEIAIDPMGINMTDIYVMLKPRDEWTTAHDRESFIAAVDAKLSGNIPGIGLSYSQPIEMNTNDLLAGIDSDVAVQIYGRDLAQLKQLGDQAVQVLRAIPGAKDVRAEMVAGLNALTVHIDRPAIARQGLDAKEVLDTVQALGGIEVGEIAAGVERYPIQVRLAPEARRSAETISALPIRTENGALLPLGQLADVTVAPGASEISRERLSRRISVQANVRGRDLASFVETAKIALGRDVKMPSGYFMAWAGEYERLQSATARLLVVVPVALLLIVVLLVATFGKVKQALLIFSNVPMSVSGGVLALAARGMPFSISAGVGFIALFGVAVLNGLVLVSSIEKLRARGLPLAESVRLGAEGRLRPVLTTALVASLGFLPMALAEGAGAEVQRPLATVVIGGIASATLLTLLVLPAIYEIVVGKELAVATPAPAKEEDSQGDGDIVHTGS from the coding sequence GTGATCGACAAGCTGATCGAGATTTCCGTTCGCAACCGGGTCTTGATCATCCTTTTGTCCTTCGTCTTCGTGTTGCTCGGCGCGTTCGCGTCGACGCGGGTGCCCATCGATGCGGTGCCCGACGTGACCAACGTGCAGGTCCAGGTGCTCACACAGGCCCCCGCGCTCGGGCCGCTCGACGTGGAGACGTACGTCACGTTTCCCGTGGAGATGACCATGGCCGGCACGCCGGGTCTCACGCAGGTGCGCAGCAACTCGCGGGCGGGCATCTCGGTGGTGACCCTCGTCTTCGACGACGATACGAACCTGCTCGAGGCGCGCCAACTCGTGGCCGAGCGCATCCCGAAGGCACGCGACGCCATCCCCGCGGGCTATGGCGAGCCGGAAATCGGCCCCATGTCGAGCGGGCTCGGGGAGGTGCTCCACTTCGAGGTGGGCGGCGAAGGGCGCTCCTTGATGGAGCTGCGCACCATTCTGGATTGGCAGATTGCCCCGCGGCTGCGGCTCGTGCCCGGCGTGGTCGAGGTGAACACCTTTGGCGGCGAGGCCAAGACGCTCGAGGCGGAGCTGGATCCACAACGGCTCGCGGCGGCGCGCGTGGGGGTCACCCAAGTCGTCGAAGCCATCGAGCGCAACCACCTGGCGGTGGGCGGCGCGTACATGGTCGATGGCCGCGAGAACATCACGCTTCGCGGCGAAGGGCGCGTGACCACAGCCGAGGAACTCGGCAACGTCGTCATCGAGACGCGGGGCGATCGGACGCCGCTCTATTTGCGGGACCTCGGCCAGGTGCACTATGCACCGCGCGTGCGCTATGGCGCGGTTACCCGCGACGGGCGCGGCGAAATCGTGGTGGGCGTCGCGCTCATGCGGCGCGGGGCCAATTCGGGCGAGGTCGTCGAGGACACGAAACGGGAGCTCGAGGAGGTTCAGAAATCGCTGCCCGAGGGCGTGAAGGTCGACATTTACTACGACCGCACGGAGCTCGTTCACAAGACGATCCACACGGTGTCGAAGAACCTGCTCGAGGCGAGCGCCCTGGTCATCGTGGTGCTGTTCATCACCTTGGCCAATTGGCGCGCCGGCACGGTGGTGGCGCTCTCGATTCCGCTGGCCTTGGTCGGCGTGTTCATCGGTATGTGGCTCGGCGGCGTGTCGGGCAACCTGCTCAGCCTCGGGGCCATCGACTTCGGCCTCGTCGTCGACGGCGCGGTCATCATCATCGAGAACGCGCAGCGGCACCTGGCCGAAAAGCGCGAGGAGCTGGGCCGCACGCTCACGGATGCCGAACGGCAAGAGACGGTGGTGGCCGCTGCGCGCGAGGTGCGCGGGGCCACGGCGTTCGGCGAGGCGATCATCGCGCTGGTGTACGTGCCCATTCTGGCGCTCTCCAGCGTCGAGGGGCGCATGTTCCGGCCGATGGCGCTCACCGTGCTTTTCGCCCTGGCCGCGGCCTTCGTGCTGTCGCTGACCTTGGTGCCGGCGCTTGCCTCGCTGATGCTCTCTCGCGACGCCACGGACCATCCGAGCCCGCTGATCCGGGTCGCGTCGCGCGTCTACGATCCGATTCTGAACAAGGTGCTGCTCTGGCCGAAGGTGACGGCGGCCATTGCCGTGGCGGCGTTCGCGGGGAGTCTCTTCGTGGGCAGCCAGCTCGGGCGCGAGTTCCTGCCGAAGCTCGACGAAGGGACCATGGTCATCCCGAGCATCCGCCTGCCCTCGGTGTCGCTCGAGGCCTCGGTGGCGCAGACCACGCAGGTGGAGAAGCTGCTCAAGGAATCGTTCCCCGAGGTGACCAGCGTCATCTGCCGCACGGGCCGCGCGGAGATTGCCATCGATCCGATGGGCATCAACATGACGGACATCTACGTCATGCTCAAGCCGCGCGACGAGTGGACGACGGCGCACGATCGGGAATCGTTCATCGCGGCCGTCGACGCGAAGCTGTCGGGCAACATCCCCGGCATCGGGCTTTCGTATTCGCAGCCCATCGAGATGAACACGAACGATCTTCTCGCGGGCATCGACTCCGACGTCGCGGTGCAGATCTATGGCCGCGATCTGGCCCAGCTGAAACAACTGGGCGATCAGGCGGTGCAGGTGCTTCGCGCCATTCCCGGTGCGAAGGACGTGCGCGCGGAGATGGTCGCAGGCTTGAATGCGCTCACCGTGCACATCGACCGGCCGGCCATCGCGCGGCAGGGGCTCGATGCGAAGGAGGTTCTGGACACGGTGCAGGCCTTGGGCGGCATCGAGGTCGGCGAGATTGCCGCCGGCGTGGAGCGCTACCCCATCCAGGTTCGCCTCGCGCCCGAGGCGCGCCGAAGCGCGGAGACCATTTCCGCCCTGCCGATTCGCACCGAGAATGGGGCGCTGCTCCCGCTGGGGCAGCTCGCCGACGTGACGGTGGCGCCGGGGGCGTCGGAGATCAGCCGCGAGCGGCTCTCGCGGCGCATCTCCGTGCAGGCCAACGTGCGCGGGCGCGATCTGGCGTCGTTCGTCGAGACCGCGAAGATCGCGCTGGGCCGGGACGTGAAGATGCCCTCGGGCTACTTCATGGCGTGGGCCGGCGAGTACGAGCGGCTGCAGAGCGCCACGGCGCGGCTCCTGGTGGTGGTGCCCGTGGCGCTGCTGCTCATCGTCGTTCTGCTGGTGGCGACCTTCGGCAAGGTGAAGCAGGCGCTGCTCATTTTTTCCAACGTGCCCATGTCGGTGAGCGGCGGTGTGCTGGCGCTGGCGGCGCGCGGGATGCCGTTCAGCATTTCCGCGGGGGTCGGCTTCATCGCCTTGTTCGGTGTGGCGGTGCTCAACGGCTTGGTGCTGGTCTCGAGCATCGAGAAGCTGCGCGCCCGCGGCCTGCCGCTGGCCGAGTCGGTGCGGCTCGGCGCGGAAGGCCGCTTGCGCCCGGTGCTGACGACCGCGCTGGTGGCCTCGTTGGGGTTCCTGCCGATGGCGCTGGCCGAGGGCGCCGGCGCCGAGGTGCAACGGCCGCTCGCGACGGTGGTCATCGGCGGCATTGCCTCGGCGACGCTGCTCACGCTGCTCGTGCTACCGGCCATCTACGAGATCGTCGTGGGCAAAGAGCTGGCGGTGGCTACCCCCGCGCCGGCCAAAGAGGAAGATTCACAGGGCGACGGGGATATCGTCCACACGGGTTCCTAG
- a CDS encoding efflux RND transporter periplasmic adaptor subunit, which translates to MSRLRIGLLWVGALAFAGLLGACHKKKVEEPPEVKPETDVELGPAALQAAGLTSGKPHFVERRASVAVAGILEFLPNRVARVGPIIEGRVVSIRVDPGQHVAAGTVLATLESVEIGKARSDYLASQVKMQYAERERLRQYRLADAGVTTGQSVINAETDRDLANLEIRAAAERLHAVGVRLDDLAQPDAGAGSGRPSTATTLRTPLGGLVLDVNARMGQAVSSTDTLFVVGEIDKVWLIVDVYERDLAKVHPGDEAKATVIAYPDRVFSGRVDYVGGIVDPVRRAVPARIVLDNPDGALRPGMSASAHIFGIVPGAASVDAGTQMVLVVPKGAIQTIDGQEFVFVQKGGGKFNLRPIERGADIGQEVEVRRGLKQDETIVTDGTFVLKSEALREQMGKND; encoded by the coding sequence ATGTCCCGGCTTCGTATCGGTCTCTTGTGGGTGGGCGCGTTGGCGTTCGCGGGCCTTCTTGGCGCGTGCCACAAGAAAAAGGTCGAGGAGCCGCCCGAGGTAAAGCCCGAAACCGACGTCGAGCTCGGTCCAGCGGCCCTGCAAGCCGCAGGGCTCACCAGTGGAAAACCGCACTTCGTGGAGCGGCGCGCCAGCGTGGCGGTCGCCGGCATCCTCGAGTTTCTGCCCAACCGGGTGGCCCGTGTGGGCCCGATCATCGAAGGGCGCGTCGTATCCATCCGCGTCGACCCCGGGCAACACGTGGCGGCAGGCACCGTTCTGGCCACCTTGGAGAGCGTGGAGATCGGCAAGGCGCGGTCGGACTATTTGGCGTCGCAGGTGAAGATGCAGTACGCCGAGCGCGAGCGTTTGCGGCAGTACCGGCTCGCCGATGCGGGCGTGACCACCGGCCAAAGCGTGATCAACGCCGAGACCGATCGGGATCTCGCGAACCTTGAAATCCGCGCGGCGGCGGAGCGGCTGCACGCGGTGGGCGTGCGCCTCGACGACCTGGCCCAGCCCGACGCGGGCGCCGGCTCCGGGCGCCCCTCGACCGCAACGACCCTGCGCACCCCGCTGGGCGGGCTCGTGCTGGACGTGAACGCACGCATGGGCCAGGCGGTGAGCTCCACGGACACCCTCTTCGTGGTCGGCGAGATCGACAAGGTGTGGCTCATCGTCGACGTGTACGAGCGCGATCTGGCCAAGGTGCACCCGGGCGACGAGGCCAAGGCCACCGTCATCGCGTACCCGGACCGCGTGTTCTCGGGGCGGGTCGACTACGTGGGCGGCATCGTCGATCCGGTGCGGCGGGCCGTTCCGGCGCGCATCGTGCTGGACAACCCGGATGGTGCACTCCGCCCAGGCATGAGCGCGTCGGCGCACATCTTCGGCATCGTGCCGGGTGCGGCGTCTGTGGATGCCGGGACGCAGATGGTCCTCGTGGTGCCGAAGGGTGCCATTCAGACGATCGACGGGCAGGAATTTGTGTTCGTCCAAAAGGGCGGCGGCAAGTTCAACCTGCGTCCCATCGAGCGGGGTGCGGACATCGGCCAAGAGGTCGAGGTGCGCCGGGGACTGAAGCAGGACGAAACCATCGTGACCGACGGGACCTTCGTGCTGAAGAGCGAAGCCCTGCGGGAGCAGATGGGGAAGAACGACTGA
- a CDS encoding methyltransferase domain-containing protein: MWNPNQYERFKAERDLPFFDLMGMLRRDPRPARVVDLGCGTGELTSVLHRDLGAAETLGIDASAEMLARAPTTPGLRFEKANIEAFSASAPFDLVWSNAALQWVQDHPSLFARLTKFVAPGGQIAVQMPANFDYPTHVIAAKVAAESPFAEGASTPYQRAFPLLTPEGYAKLLYDLGYTKQCVRLQVYAHLLPSREDVIEWVKGSLLTDYQSRLSPELYQLFLARYKERLLPELADTRPFFYPFKRLLIWGSR; this comes from the coding sequence ATGTGGAATCCGAATCAGTACGAGCGCTTCAAGGCGGAGCGCGATCTTCCGTTCTTCGATTTGATGGGCATGCTTCGGCGGGATCCGCGCCCGGCGCGGGTGGTGGATCTCGGCTGCGGCACCGGTGAGCTGACGAGCGTTCTCCATCGCGATCTGGGCGCGGCCGAGACGTTGGGGATCGATGCGTCGGCGGAGATGCTGGCGCGCGCGCCGACGACGCCGGGGCTGCGCTTCGAGAAGGCCAACATCGAGGCGTTTTCGGCGAGCGCACCGTTCGATCTGGTGTGGTCCAATGCGGCGCTGCAATGGGTGCAGGATCATCCGTCGCTGTTCGCGCGGTTGACCAAGTTCGTCGCGCCGGGCGGCCAGATTGCCGTGCAGATGCCGGCCAATTTCGATTACCCGACCCACGTCATCGCCGCCAAAGTCGCGGCGGAATCGCCCTTTGCCGAAGGTGCCTCCACGCCGTACCAGAGGGCTTTTCCGCTGCTCACGCCGGAGGGTTACGCCAAGCTGCTGTACGACTTGGGGTACACGAAGCAGTGCGTGCGCCTTCAGGTGTACGCGCATTTGCTCCCCTCGCGCGAGGACGTCATCGAGTGGGTGAAGGGCTCGCTGCTGACCGATTACCAGTCGCGCCTTTCACCCGAGCTGTACCAGCTCTTTCTGGCGCGCTACAAAGAACGCCTTTTGCCCGAGCTTGCCGACACGCGGCCGTTCTTTTATCCGTTCAAGCGGCTTCTCATCTGGGGAAGCCGTTGA